The nucleotide sequence ACAGCCGGGTGGGCCGCGTCGAAATTTTTCTCAACGGCATTTTTTACTGCGAACATTCCTTCGCGAACTTGCATGAAAGGGCTGCGCTTCATCTGCTCAGTTTTGTCTTCACGACTGGTGGTTGTCCAAACGCCTTCGTGACACGCCACACGGCCACCCTTCACCTCCAGACAAAAAACACCGCCACCGGGGATGAGAACAATGAAGTCGATCTCACCATAGGGCTTGTGCCCGCGACGACTCAAGCCGAGGGAATGAATGACCGTCCAATCCCTCGTGTCTGGAACGTTGGCAAGCAATTCAAAAATCTTGCATTCGGCCGCGCTGACGGTTGATTCGCCCGGTTGTGCCGGAATCATTTTGGCCATGGGTCACGACAACCAATTTGCTAGACCTGCTGATTTATCCCATTGCAGCTCATTAACTTTTAACTTGGAATATGGCTCAAACTCGGAACCGATGCTTTCGACCTGCACCACCCATGCAGTAACCAAATTATCGATATTAATGCGCGTTCCCTCTTCTCTTATTGCTTCAAGGTGCTCCGGCAGCTTGTGCAGCAAAACCTTTTTCAACCTCATGCCGGCGCTGAGATGCGCACTGCGTATTGTCTTTATGGCATGCCATATTTCATCAAGTTTACCGTCAAATTCAGTAAACCCGATAATTCTTGCAATCAATTCCAAATCCGTTTTTTGGCCCGGACCAATGCGAAAATCGTCGTTCAACCAGTTGGCCGCAGTTGCAAGGTTGAGTGTACCGCCAGCCTCCCGTATTTTGGCATGAAGCGTTTCCGGGGTGAAAAAACATTCATGCAAAGTGCGTTTCCACGTGCCTGCCAATTGTCGCAGTTTTGATGCTTTCTCCCCCAACATCAAATCAGCCATGGCCTGAATCACATCCTTGCTGCCGCCTTCCTTTAACACCACGTAATCTCCGACATTGATTTCGTCCACTTTGTGCAAGGGTATCTGCTGTTGCGCGGTTTTGTTGGAAGTGATAAGTCCGGTCACAACCGGCACTTTGTGACTTTCTGTGAGATATGCGAACGAATCACCGACAAAACTGACGTATTTCGCCGGAATTGTCTCCTCACCCTCGGAAAAGGTCGCCATGCCGCCTTTGCACGCAGACTTGATCCTTTGTTCAAATTCCCAGATTGAAAAAGCATTTGATAATTCCGGCTCATATACATCTTCATTGGATTTGACCGCTTCAGGCCAAACGAACTCGGTATTCGGGTCGAGTTTCAGCAGTTCAGTTTTTTCCTTACGACTCAAGGTTGGAAGATCGGGAAGCCGCCGAATTTTCTTTTGACATTGCTGCAGCCACCTGCCTTCAAAACGATACCCGATTACTTTAATGCATGGTGCCAAATATCTCCGGACAAATTTTTGGAAAACCTCGCTGCCGGGCCAGGTTACTGAAATGATGCAATCAAAAAAGGCATCCGGGGCATGGCTTGGAGAAAAAACGGGGAGTTTTTTTTCAATCCGTTTGGTCCAAGTTTGGAGTTTTTCAATTAGCTTGTTGCGCGCAAGAATCGCCACGTGACTTGAATTTCCGTCTTCAAGCGCCTGCAGGGTTTGAATGAGTCGACGCCCCTTCTCCTCGCCGATTTGTGTCGATGCAGAACAGGCGCTTTCAAACAGATCGCAAATCAAGGCAATCTTTTTGGATACAGACACATCCAGCCACATCCTGTTTATTGCAAGCTCTTTGCGAATCTCGGACAAGCCATCAAGAAACTGCTGACGTTCCTCCTCTGAAGGAGTTTGAACCAAGCCGGCAGTGTTGAGCAGCAAACCGTAAAGTTTTCCAGTCATTTTTTTCAATACATCAGTATTCTCTTTTTTCATGAAGGTATTCAAATCTTCAATGTGCCTGCCTATTTCATCCAAAACTTCATCTTCACAAACTATGGGCTCAATTTTGAGCAAGGCCTGGTTTGTCGCTGCTCTGGAGATAGGCCCCCAAAATCCATCATTCTCAACGACAGCAGTGGTTTTGGAACCGGCCATAAGTATTTCTTTCTCAGAAAGCCACCAAAACCTGCATCCGCGACTTGCCAAGTCCTGCATTTTGTCGACTTCATCGTGCTGTGCAATCATGATGAGATTTTGCGTTTTGCAGATTTCATCATAAGCTTGCAGATTCTTCAAGACCAGCCCCACCCCATTTGTAACAACCACCTTTGAATGTGGATCCGCAGATTGGCAAGCTTTTGCCAGTTTTTCAATTGAAGAAGTAATCGCTACGAGGGGTTCGCTGCCAGAGCCTTTGACATCCCAATTCTCGAGCTTTGCCACGGCGCCGTCATCATCAGTGGAGACTGAGCCAAATGGCAGCAGGGATGTCAGGGGCGGCATGTCTGCCAGACATGAACTGTTTTGAAGGCAAGTCTGATTCACAAAATCCTTGAATGAATTTTGATGATCCAGCAACAAAACATTGTTGGTAAACAGACTTTGATTTCCGAATGTGCTGACTCCAAGAAGATGGTCAAGCGGATGCTTTTCCATGACAGCCAG is from candidate division KSB1 bacterium and encodes:
- a CDS encoding DrmE family protein, which codes for MDEIIRQLNERFPLLAQLRLQAASSSRPEPFPLFFGLILSAMESASFSPCCFVLPRRGCTAQIVSIVFALERFRKNYPDLVRSYCERKFVPGQRVCIHPNEHVFEYEGFWPEKERYFRLRILDEEAWRTFPVADILRMEPTERKRPKGKLTTKLAVMEKHPLDHLLGVSTFGNQSLFTNNVLLLDHQNSFKDFVNQTCLQNSSCLADMPPLTSLLPFGSVSTDDDGAVAKLENWDVKGSGSEPLVAITSSIEKLAKACQSADPHSKVVVTNGVGLVLKNLQAYDEICKTQNLIMIAQHDEVDKMQDLASRGCRFWWLSEKEILMAGSKTTAVVENDGFWGPISRAATNQALLKIEPIVCEDEVLDEIGRHIEDLNTFMKKENTDVLKKMTGKLYGLLLNTAGLVQTPSEEERQQFLDGLSEIRKELAINRMWLDVSVSKKIALICDLFESACSASTQIGEEKGRRLIQTLQALEDGNSSHVAILARNKLIEKLQTWTKRIEKKLPVFSPSHAPDAFFDCIISVTWPGSEVFQKFVRRYLAPCIKVIGYRFEGRWLQQCQKKIRRLPDLPTLSRKEKTELLKLDPNTEFVWPEAVKSNEDVYEPELSNAFSIWEFEQRIKSACKGGMATFSEGEETIPAKYVSFVGDSFAYLTESHKVPVVTGLITSNKTAQQQIPLHKVDEINVGDYVVLKEGGSKDVIQAMADLMLGEKASKLRQLAGTWKRTLHECFFTPETLHAKIREAGGTLNLATAANWLNDDFRIGPGQKTDLELIARIIGFTEFDGKLDEIWHAIKTIRSAHLSAGMRLKKVLLHKLPEHLEAIREEGTRINIDNLVTAWVVQVESIGSEFEPYSKLKVNELQWDKSAGLANWLS